Proteins from one Anopheles nili chromosome 2, idAnoNiliSN_F5_01, whole genome shotgun sequence genomic window:
- the LOC128730934 gene encoding uncharacterized protein LOC128730934 — MSSEFDKFNECLKASFWKNVKNNRAERKANGTALKVDTKSEPKNESKPETQTAPPQQAQPQPQQVRLAPVVYSAKCESAINASLQELLEKDPKCDEYDDYVPPRAPKTPPIEDYDDMILRPQTPMEIPNMDDVVEISDSPERSNRRMHEKLLSKESKSDELLQEKLWQYFGHRDFKSQLQKEAIETIIARTRDVYVSMPTGAGKSLCFQLPGVMQDNKVTIVFSPLLALIKDQLDMLARIKIPADSINSKMNVRDRERVINDLKSVKTDIRFLYITPEQATTATFKEIMLQLVKFRKVAYVVVDEAHCVSEWGHDFRPDYLKLGILREEYPSIPWIALTATASKHVVEDIFRNLKLKEPVAKFKTHCFRHNLYYDIVFKNSIQDDYLHLKEYIESILGKQDEVKPSKRACGIIYCRTRENTERVATSLTKLGLRTVPYHAGLKQSERDQVQEDWMEGKYVAIVATISFGMGVDKGSVRFVIHWDNPQNVAAYYQESGRAGRDGKKSYCRIYHCREQCKSIDFLLRQDLQKCKDTAKEESAKQAVKNFEKMVEFCETARCRHRLFTDYFGDDPPDCRNMCDVCTNPKKVQKAIDYFQQLAYSGKLKTMTAYDDDPSDLYGGGRKGYDNDYYDGSSSNYSDGRDKRKQSESALMIQKQFALRKAAAAKDMSMQRSATIGRVKFAMQTPVKVSGLTIATRETYVTTLADLMKKNIESCKGIEETDYSLVYKDYEDIAVEMEYEAFTKNTVKSLYHRAIVKLVTSMKTAVAEKMIHPRVKEYCPKHRASLGGDYRTIEADLKRKYGESIVEELRSDGHEKKHDSHHHHHHHHHRSERNGDRKRSTKLSSKSGTSRDRSGLSQPSINSYFSAKNSTSSATMLSGGGSGVMTIDDGDMWDDDGRKEGGRSSNTQLAPPEPAPLSRVRSPQSPPASPASPRTPRSPRSPRSPRSPRSPTTPRSPRSPSVEYVSNEPYQESQSHRLSEHGDRHRRSTSDTRTTSKDRAYRERSRSGSRGYSSERSRNKQKSSSSYKRSRESSRSYSRERSYSYRSGSSRSRDWEEDEVARRRKRKYEDEEYDREYERAPVKSRNYDDDYETNNKQHHHPTRRPPSPEEEFTYAAPKKRISHYVDSAGTAGSGYSKSAVYGSAGASSSGYNSYGPMKGAGGGAGGANSQILNNEDMWDDEPEPSSSNTRTKDQPPSPPASPPPPSSPPPPSSPAPLSPSPEPEYMHTKYVPPSPAHRPPSPSPLPLQSTIHHDKHPKRTYDHRSPYDGVLDPRLAGTPKSPPFSQMGGTPNASSVIGAKTLNSLQFTTAAQIHSLQNKPSMPVNASQAGGSSVIGNSVGVGMMQTACVKQTCMSTSTVNNVANASTAQQLVSGSAGLTPGPVQPDSAGSTPSGSQLAEMEKKKKNLASCVIHFLMPYYRDQKIETKELFKGLARKISHKFFEADVTAERKVKKYIDDMMAHKGIISSEADFPK; from the exons CGCCAAGTGTGAATCGGCTATTAATGCATCCCTGCAGGAGTTGCTGGAAAAAGATCCGAAATGTGATGAATATGATGACTATGTTCCGCCGCGAGCCCCAAAAACGCCACCGATTGAAGATTACGATGACATGATACTTCGACCACAGACGCCCATGGAAATTCCCAACATGGACGATGTTGTCGAAATATCAGACTCTCCAGAACGGTCCAATAGGCGTATGCACGAAAAACTTCTTTCAAAAGAATCCAAATCTGACGAGTTATTGCAGGAAAAGCTGTGGCAATACTTTGGTCACCGCGATTTCAAGAGCCAGCTGCAAAAGGAGGCTATTGAAACCATAATAGCCC GAACGCGAGATGTATACGTCTCGATGCCCACTGGGGCCGGCAAGTCGCTGTGCTTTCAGCTGCCTGGCGTAATGCAAGATAACAAGGTAACCATCGTATTCTCTCCCCTGCTAGCGCTGATCAAAGATCAGTTAGACATGCTTGCTCGCATAAAGATCCCGGCTGACtcgataaattcaaaaatgaaTGTCCGAGATCGCGAACGGGTGATAAACGATCTGAAGAGCGTTAAAACCGATATACGTTTTCTGTATATCACACCCGAGCAAGCCACAACTGCTACTTTCAAAGAGATTATGCTACAGTTGGTGAAATTCCGAAAAGTGGCATATGTTGTCGTTGACGAAGCGCATTGCGTCAGCGAGTGGGGCCACGATTTTCGGCCGGATTACTTGAAGCTTGGCATTCTGCGTGAAGAATATCCCTCCATACCCTGGATCGCTCTGACAGCAACTGCTTCCAAACATGTCGTAGAAGACATTTTTCGGAACCTTAAGTTAAAAGAACCGGTTGCGAAATTCAAAACGCATTGCTTTCGGCACAATCTTTACTACGACATAGTATTCAAGAACTCTATCCAAGACGATTACTTGCATTTGAAGGAGTACATTGAAAGCATCCTTGGTAAACAGGATGAAGTGAAACCG AGCAAACGTGCATGCGGAATTATATACTGTCGTACACGCGAAAACACAGAGCGCGTCGCAACAAGCCTAACGAAGCTGGGCCTTCGGACGGTACCGTACCACGCTGGGTTAAAGCAATCCGAACGTGATCAGGTGCAAGAAGACTGGATGGAGGGAAAGTACGTCGCTATAGTGGCCACTATCAGCTTTGGGATGGGGGTTGACAAAGGCTCAGTTCGATTCGTAATACACTGGGACAACCCCCAGAACGTGGCTGCTTACTATCAGGAATCTGGTAGAGCGGGtcgcgatggaaaaaaatcctatTGCCGCATTTACCATTGCCGCGAACAGTGTAAATCTATCGATTTCCTTTTGCGCCAAGACTTACAGAAGTGTAAAGACACAGCCAAGGAGGAAAgtgccaagcaagctgtaaaGAACTTTGAAAAAATGGTCGAATTCTGTGAAACCGCTCGCTGTCGACACCGGCTATTTACAGACTATTTCGGTGACGATCCGCCCGATTGCCGGAACATGTGCGATGTGTGCACCAACCCGAAGAAGGTCCAAAAAGCCATAGACTACTTCCAGCAGCTGGCCTACAGTGGAAAGCTGAAAACGATGACGGCCTACGACGATGATCCATCCGATTTGTACGGAGGTGGGCGAAAAGGATACGATAATGACTACTACGACGGAAGCAGTAGCAATTACAGTGATGGTCGTGATAAGCGCAAACAAAGTGAATCCGCGTTGAtgattcaaaaacaatttgcTCTGCGTAAGGCAGCTGCTGCCAAGGATATGAGCATGCAACGTTCGGCCACTATCGGGCGTGTAAAATTTGCCATGCAAACGCCAGTGAAAGTAAGTGGCTTGACGATTGCTACGCGAGAAACCTACGTCACTACTTTGGCGGAtctgatgaagaaaaacattgaaaGCTGTAAAGGTATCGAGGAGACGGATTACAGTCTCGTCTACAAAGACTACGAGGATATAGCCGTCGAAATGGAGTACGAGGCATTCACCAAAAATACCGTCAAAAGCTTGTACCACCGTGCGATTGTTAAGCTG GTAACGTCGATGAAAACGGCCGTAGCAGAAAAAATGATACACCCAAGGGTTAAAGAGTACTGTCCGAAGCACCGTGCTAGCTTGGGCGGTGACTATCGGACGATTGAAGCCGATCTGAAACGTAAATATGGCGAAAGCATCGTGGAGGAATTGCGCTCGGATGGACACGAGAAAAAGCATGACtctcatcatcaccaccatcatcatcatcaccgaaGCGAGCGCAACGGAGATCGTAAGCGAAGCACGAAACTATCGTCAAAATCAGGTACCTCACGTGATCGTAGCGGTCTCAGCCAGCCGTCGATAAATTCCTACTTCAGCGCCAAAAACAGCACCTCTTCCGCTACGATGCTGAGTGGAGGAGGATCTGGAGTAATGACCATCGACGACGGTGATATGTGGGATGATGACGGGAGAAAGGAGGGTGGGCGATCGAGCAATACTCAACTGGCTCCGCCGGAACCAGCTCCTTTGTCAAGGGTACGATCACCACAGTCACCTCCGGCTTCTCCTGCTTCGCCTCGAACACCTCGATCCCCACGCTCGCCACGATCTCCGAGATCCCCGCGTTCGCCAACTACTCCACGGTCACCACGTTCCCCATCTGTAGAGTACGTATCGAACGAACCGTACCAGGAAAGTCAATCCCACAGACTTAGCGAACACGGTGATCGCCATAGACGATCAACGTCAGATACGCGGACAACTTCGAAAGATCGTGCGTATCGCGAGCGATCTCGATCCGGATCGAGAGGGTACTCGAGTGAGAGGTCTCGGAACAAGCAAAAGTCCTCTTCATCCTACAAGCGTTCACGCGAAAGCAGTCGATCGTACTCCCGGGAGCGATCCTATTCGTATCGATCAGGCAGTTCGCGCTCCAGGGACTGGGAGGAAGATGAGGTTGCCCGACGACGCAAGCGCAAATATGAGGATGAAGAGTATGACCGCGAGTACGAGCGAGCCCCAGTCAAGTCGCGTAACTATGATGACGACTACGAAACTAACAACAAGCAGCATCATCACCCCACCAGAAGGCCTCCCTCGCCGGAGGAGGAGTTCACTTACGCGGCCCCCAAGAAACGGATATCGCACTACGTCGATAGCGCAGGTACTGCTGGCAGCGGTTATTCTAAGAGTGCAGTCTATGGTTCTGCTGGAGCGTCGTCTTCCGGGTACAACAGTTATGGGCCCATGAAAGGGgcaggtggtggtgctggcggAGCTAATTCACAAATATTAAACAATGAAGACATGTGGGACGACGAACCGGAGCCGTCGTCCTCGAACACCCGAACAAAGGATCAGCCTCCTTCGCCGCCAGCATCACCGCCACCTCCATCATCGCCTccgccaccatcatcaccggcacCGTTGTCACCGTCGCCGGAACCAGAATATATGCACACGAAATATGTGCCACCGTCGCCGGCGCATCGCCCACCGTCACCATCTCCGCTGCCACTGCAGTCTACTATACATCACGATAAGCACCCAAAGCGTACCTACGACCATCGGTCGCCGTACGACGGTGTACTCGACCCACGGCTGGCAGGAACGCCCAAAAGCCCACCCTTCTCCCAGATGGGTGGCACACCAAACGCCTCCTCCGTGATAGGTGCGAAGACCTTGAACTCACTGCAGTTCACGACGGCGGCGCAAATCCATTCCTTACAGAACAAACCGTCAATGCCAGTGAACGCATCCCAAGCGGGAGGATCGTCTGTGATCGGTAATTCGGTAGGTGTAGGAATGATGCAAACCGCTTGCGTAAAGCAAACCTGCATGAGTACATCGACCGTAAACAATGTGGCGAATGCATCCACTGCCCAGCAACTCGTGTCGGGGTCCGCTGGCCTTACGCCGGGTCCAGTTCAGCCTGATTCGGCGGGCTCTACGCCGTCTGGATCCCAGCTGGCCgagatggagaaaaagaagaagaacctGGCCAGCTGCGTGATACACTTCCTGATGCCGTACTATCGCGatcaaaaaatcgaaacgaaggAGCTATTCAAAGGGTTGGCGAGAAAGATTTCGCACAAGTTCTTCGAGGCCGATGTAACTG cgGAACGAAAGGTGAAAAAATACATCGACGACATGATGGCCCACAAAGGCATAATCTCGAGCGAAGCGGATTTTCCCAAATAG
- the LOC128730698 gene encoding bifunctional 3'-phosphoadenosine 5'-phosphosulfate synthase isoform X2 has translation MSGEPENTMKKQKTCLQVATNVTEQKHNVSREVRGQNLGLCRGFRGCTVWLTGLSGAGKTSIAFELEAYLVSKGIPAYGLDGDNIRTGLNKNLGFSQIDREENIRRVAEVAKLFADSGVVSICSFVSPFAEDREMARKIHKDADLKFFEIYIDTPLEVCETRDTKGLYKKARQGVIQGFTGVTQAYEAPDTPDLRVSTEGMTVRESTLKLIKLLEDETIIPKFMKEDEPLAELFVPEDLRAALEVEAKTLPGLTITSVELQWLQILAEGWAYPLRGFMREQEYLQTLHFNCLLNEDETLRVNQSVPIVLSVSEPDKKRLEGVSALMLHYDGRPVAVLRKPEFYFQRKEERCARQFGTTNRDHPYIKMIYESGDYLVGGEIEALERIKWNDGLDDYRLTPNELRQKFREMKADAVFAFQLRNPIHNGHALLMSDCRRQLLDRGFRNPVLLLHPLGGWTKDDDVPLPVRMAQHQAVLDSGVLDRDHTVLAIFPSPMMYAGPTEVQWHAKARMNAGANHYIVGRDPAGMPHPDKGLYADGNLYDGTHGSRVLKMAPGLDSIEILPFRVAAYDKSSSRMAFFEPARSQDFDFISGTRMRTLARNGENPPNGFMEPKAWQILAEYYQSLQKPQQ, from the exons TGTCTTCAGGTGGCGACGAACGTGACGGAACAGAAGCACAATGTGTCTCGGGAAGTGCGCGGCCAGAATCTTGGCCTGTGTCGTGGATTCCGCGGGTGCACCGTTTGGCTGACAGGGCTGAGTGGTGCCGGTAAGACGTCGATTGCGTTCGAACTGGAGGCGTACCTCGTTTCGAAGGGAATCCCGGCGTACGGGCTCGATGGAGACAACATTCGTACGGGGTTGAACAAAAACCTCGGTTTCTCGCAGATAGACCGTGAGGAAAACATTCGGCGTGTGGCTGAGGTGGCAAAGCTGTTCGCCGACAGTGGCGTTGTGTCGATCTGCAGTTTTGTTTCACCATTCGCCGAGGATCGAGAAATGGCTCGTAAGATTCACAAGGACGCCGATCTGAAGTTTTTCGAAATTTACATCGACACGCCGCTGGAAGTTTGCGAAACGCGTGACACCAAGGGTCTGTACAAGAAGGCTCGTCAGGGTGTGATCCAGGGCTTTACGGGAGTGACGCAGGCTTACGAGGCTCCCGACACTCCCGATTTGCGTGTCAGCACGGAGGGCATGACTGTTCGGGAATCCACCCTGAAGCTGATCAAACTGCTCGAGGATGAAACGATTATACCGAAGTTCATGAAGGAGGACGAACCGCTGGCGGAGCTGTTCGTGCCGGAGGATCTGCGAGCTGCGCTCGAGGTGGAAGCAAAAACGCTGCCCGGTCTGACGATCACTTCCGTGGAGCTCCAGTGGCTGCAGATTCTGGCGGAGGGCTGGGCATACCCGCTTAGAGGGTTCATGCGGGAGCAAGAATACTTACAGACGCTTCACTTCAACTGTCTGCTGAACGAAGATGAAACACTGCGAGTCAACCAATCGGTCCCGATAGTGCTCTCTGTCAGCGAGCCCGATAAGAAACGTCTAGAAGGAGTCAGTGCCCTTATGTTGCACTACGATGGGCGCCCGGTGGCCGTGTTGCGTAAGCCTGAGTTCTACTTCCAGCGCAAGGAGGAACGATGTGCTCGTCAGTTTGGCACGACGAATCGCGATCACCCGTACATCAAGATGATCTATGAGTCTGGCGACTATCTTGTCGGGGGTGAGATCGAGGCGTTGGAGCGCATCAAATGGAACGACGGGCTGGATGATTATCGACTGACGCCGAACGAGCTGCGCCAGAAGTTCCGCGAGATGAAGGCGGATGCTGTGTTCGCCTTTCAGCTCCGCAATCCTATCCATAACGGGCACGCGCTGCTGATGAGTGACTGTCGCCGGCAGCTGTTGGATCGTGGCTTCCGGAAcccggtgttgctgctgcatccACTGGGCGGTTGGACAAAGGACGATGACGTGCCGCTGCCGGTGCGCATGGCCCAGCACCAGGCGGTGCTGGACTCGGGTgtgctcgatcgcgatcatacggtgttggccattttcccatcgcccaTGATGTATGCAGGCCCAACGGAAGTGCAATGGCACGCTAAGGCTC GAATGAATGCTGGAGCCAACCACTACATTGTGGGGCGCGATCCCGCCGGTATGCCACATCCCGACAAGGGTCTCTACGCTGACGGCAATCTGTACGACGGAACGCATGGTTCACGGGTGTTGAAGATGGCCCCCGGTCTGGATAGCATAGAG ATTCTTCCGTTCCGAGTGGCGGCCTACGATAAATCCAGCTCCCGTATGGCATTCTTTGAACCGGCACGCAGTCAGGactttgatttcatttccggCACCAGAATGCGTACTCTTGCGCGCAACGGTGAAAATCCACCCAATGGGTTCATGGAACCGAAGGCTTGGCAGATACTGGCAGAATACTACCAATCGTTGCAGAAACCACAGCAATAA
- the LOC128730698 gene encoding bifunctional 3'-phosphoadenosine 5'-phosphosulfate synthase isoform X1 — protein sequence MFVKRRKVANFNNNSFLSNSNYENDGVGRWAGMMKMQCSKHKDCTGNVSAECLQVATNVTEQKHNVSREVRGQNLGLCRGFRGCTVWLTGLSGAGKTSIAFELEAYLVSKGIPAYGLDGDNIRTGLNKNLGFSQIDREENIRRVAEVAKLFADSGVVSICSFVSPFAEDREMARKIHKDADLKFFEIYIDTPLEVCETRDTKGLYKKARQGVIQGFTGVTQAYEAPDTPDLRVSTEGMTVRESTLKLIKLLEDETIIPKFMKEDEPLAELFVPEDLRAALEVEAKTLPGLTITSVELQWLQILAEGWAYPLRGFMREQEYLQTLHFNCLLNEDETLRVNQSVPIVLSVSEPDKKRLEGVSALMLHYDGRPVAVLRKPEFYFQRKEERCARQFGTTNRDHPYIKMIYESGDYLVGGEIEALERIKWNDGLDDYRLTPNELRQKFREMKADAVFAFQLRNPIHNGHALLMSDCRRQLLDRGFRNPVLLLHPLGGWTKDDDVPLPVRMAQHQAVLDSGVLDRDHTVLAIFPSPMMYAGPTEVQWHAKARMNAGANHYIVGRDPAGMPHPDKGLYADGNLYDGTHGSRVLKMAPGLDSIEILPFRVAAYDKSSSRMAFFEPARSQDFDFISGTRMRTLARNGENPPNGFMEPKAWQILAEYYQSLQKPQQ from the exons TGTCTTCAGGTGGCGACGAACGTGACGGAACAGAAGCACAATGTGTCTCGGGAAGTGCGCGGCCAGAATCTTGGCCTGTGTCGTGGATTCCGCGGGTGCACCGTTTGGCTGACAGGGCTGAGTGGTGCCGGTAAGACGTCGATTGCGTTCGAACTGGAGGCGTACCTCGTTTCGAAGGGAATCCCGGCGTACGGGCTCGATGGAGACAACATTCGTACGGGGTTGAACAAAAACCTCGGTTTCTCGCAGATAGACCGTGAGGAAAACATTCGGCGTGTGGCTGAGGTGGCAAAGCTGTTCGCCGACAGTGGCGTTGTGTCGATCTGCAGTTTTGTTTCACCATTCGCCGAGGATCGAGAAATGGCTCGTAAGATTCACAAGGACGCCGATCTGAAGTTTTTCGAAATTTACATCGACACGCCGCTGGAAGTTTGCGAAACGCGTGACACCAAGGGTCTGTACAAGAAGGCTCGTCAGGGTGTGATCCAGGGCTTTACGGGAGTGACGCAGGCTTACGAGGCTCCCGACACTCCCGATTTGCGTGTCAGCACGGAGGGCATGACTGTTCGGGAATCCACCCTGAAGCTGATCAAACTGCTCGAGGATGAAACGATTATACCGAAGTTCATGAAGGAGGACGAACCGCTGGCGGAGCTGTTCGTGCCGGAGGATCTGCGAGCTGCGCTCGAGGTGGAAGCAAAAACGCTGCCCGGTCTGACGATCACTTCCGTGGAGCTCCAGTGGCTGCAGATTCTGGCGGAGGGCTGGGCATACCCGCTTAGAGGGTTCATGCGGGAGCAAGAATACTTACAGACGCTTCACTTCAACTGTCTGCTGAACGAAGATGAAACACTGCGAGTCAACCAATCGGTCCCGATAGTGCTCTCTGTCAGCGAGCCCGATAAGAAACGTCTAGAAGGAGTCAGTGCCCTTATGTTGCACTACGATGGGCGCCCGGTGGCCGTGTTGCGTAAGCCTGAGTTCTACTTCCAGCGCAAGGAGGAACGATGTGCTCGTCAGTTTGGCACGACGAATCGCGATCACCCGTACATCAAGATGATCTATGAGTCTGGCGACTATCTTGTCGGGGGTGAGATCGAGGCGTTGGAGCGCATCAAATGGAACGACGGGCTGGATGATTATCGACTGACGCCGAACGAGCTGCGCCAGAAGTTCCGCGAGATGAAGGCGGATGCTGTGTTCGCCTTTCAGCTCCGCAATCCTATCCATAACGGGCACGCGCTGCTGATGAGTGACTGTCGCCGGCAGCTGTTGGATCGTGGCTTCCGGAAcccggtgttgctgctgcatccACTGGGCGGTTGGACAAAGGACGATGACGTGCCGCTGCCGGTGCGCATGGCCCAGCACCAGGCGGTGCTGGACTCGGGTgtgctcgatcgcgatcatacggtgttggccattttcccatcgcccaTGATGTATGCAGGCCCAACGGAAGTGCAATGGCACGCTAAGGCTC GAATGAATGCTGGAGCCAACCACTACATTGTGGGGCGCGATCCCGCCGGTATGCCACATCCCGACAAGGGTCTCTACGCTGACGGCAATCTGTACGACGGAACGCATGGTTCACGGGTGTTGAAGATGGCCCCCGGTCTGGATAGCATAGAG ATTCTTCCGTTCCGAGTGGCGGCCTACGATAAATCCAGCTCCCGTATGGCATTCTTTGAACCGGCACGCAGTCAGGactttgatttcatttccggCACCAGAATGCGTACTCTTGCGCGCAACGGTGAAAATCCACCCAATGGGTTCATGGAACCGAAGGCTTGGCAGATACTGGCAGAATACTACCAATCGTTGCAGAAACCACAGCAATAA